From Candidatus Sphingomonas colombiensis, one genomic window encodes:
- a CDS encoding NADH-quinone oxidoreductase subunit B, whose product MSSGPVELRHDPSGQAVVPPDQGFFDSLNGELTDKGFLVTSTEELFQWARTGSLWWMTFGLACCAVEMIHVNMPRYDLERFGAAPRASPRQSDVMIVAGTLCNKMAPALRKVYDQMSEPKYVISMGSCANGGGYYHYSYSVVRGCDRIVPVDIYVPGCPPTAEALLYGIMQLQRKIRRSGSIER is encoded by the coding sequence ATGTCTTCCGGCCCCGTCGAGCTGCGGCATGATCCCAGCGGGCAGGCTGTCGTGCCGCCCGATCAGGGGTTTTTCGACAGCCTTAACGGTGAACTCACCGACAAGGGCTTCCTCGTCACCTCGACGGAGGAGCTGTTCCAATGGGCCCGCACGGGCTCCTTGTGGTGGATGACCTTCGGTCTCGCGTGCTGCGCGGTCGAGATGATTCACGTCAACATGCCGCGTTACGATCTGGAGCGTTTCGGTGCCGCGCCGCGTGCGTCGCCGCGTCAGTCGGACGTGATGATCGTCGCGGGCACCCTGTGCAACAAGATGGCGCCCGCGCTCCGCAAGGTCTATGACCAGATGTCGGAGCCGAAATACGTCATCTCGATGGGCTCGTGCGCCAATGGCGGCGGCTATTATCACTACAGCTACAGCGTCGTGCGTGGCTGCGATCGGATCGTGCCCGTGGACATCTATGTCCCCGGTTGTCCGCCGACCGCGGAGGCGCTGCTTTACGGCATCATGCAGCTGCAGCGTAAGATCCGCCGGAGCGGGAGCATCGAGCGATGA
- a CDS encoding NADH-quinone oxidoreductase subunit A, which yields MVDLSQYLPILMFLGIAIVLSSAFVFLPMIAQRFTGTHNPTPEKLSEYECGFPAFEDSRSQFDVRFYLVAILFIIFDLEAAFLFPWAVSVFTLGWTAWISMMIFIGELALGLAYAWKKGALDWE from the coding sequence GTGGTCGACCTGTCGCAATATCTGCCAATCCTCATGTTCCTCGGCATCGCGATCGTGCTTTCCAGCGCGTTCGTGTTCCTGCCGATGATCGCCCAACGCTTCACCGGCACGCATAATCCCACGCCGGAAAAGCTGTCGGAATATGAGTGTGGCTTTCCCGCGTTCGAGGATTCACGCAGTCAGTTCGACGTGCGGTTTTACCTCGTCGCGATTCTGTTCATCATCTTCGATCTTGAAGCCGCGTTCCTGTTTCCGTGGGCCGTCAGCGTATTCACGCTCGGCTGGACGGCATGGATCAGCATGATGATCTTCATTGGCGAGCTTGCGCTCGGCCTTGCCTATGCCTGGAAGAAAGGGGCGTTGGATTGGGAATGA